A part of Entelurus aequoreus isolate RoL-2023_Sb linkage group LG10, RoL_Eaeq_v1.1, whole genome shotgun sequence genomic DNA contains:
- the LOC133659314 gene encoding dnaJ homolog subfamily C member 30, mitochondrial-like, giving the protein MAEVAQKLGGGVCRLSSFKYSHCRPVCRGEGSGTRLLSVRGAISGHLNRTSWIRGAISVHLNSIRTAQQQRSFCTVIFIRVKQESERQQSRSYRKTSESNPYRSRTAYYDILKVSPNATQAQIKTAYYKQCLVHHPDKNPGDEESARRFSEISEAYSVLGDHALKRKYDQGLMSTSDVQGAAPPASTDTPKSKASYQTGERPMFDFDAFYQAHYGEQLQRQREMQAQRKRAEELYKKREKQRRRSAVEMVALMLMFTAGFIALNLNNKP; this is encoded by the exons ATGGCAGAGGTCGCCCAGAAACTGGGCGGCGGGGTTTGCCGGTTGTCCAGCTTCAAATATAGCCATTGTCGACCGGTCTGCCGCGGGGAAGGTTCTGGAACTCG GTTGTTATCAGTCAGAGGAGCCATTTCCGGTCATCTGAACAGGACTTCTTGGATCAGAGGAGCCATTTCCGTTCATCTTAACAGCATCAGGACTGCTCAGCAGCAAAGATCCTTCTGTACTGTCATCTTCATCCGAGTAAAGCAGGAGTCAGAAAGACAACAATCAAGAAGCTACCGGAAGACGAGTGAGAGCAACCCGTACAGGAGCAGGACTGCCTATTATGACATCCTCAAAGTCTCCCCCAACGCCACACAGGCGCAGATCAAGACGGCCTACTACAAGCAGTGCCTGGTCCACCATCCGGACAAAAACCCCGGGGACGAAGAGTCCGCCCGGCGCTTCTCTGAGATCAGCGAGGCCTACAGCGTGCTGGGCGACCACGCTCTGAAGAGGAAGTACGACCAGGGTCTCATGAGCACGTCAGACGTCCAGGGTGCGGCACCGCCCGCTTCCACCGACACCCCCAAATCTAAGGCCTCCTACCAAACCGGAGAGAGGCCCATGTTTGATTTTGACGCCTTTTACCAGGCGCACTATGGCGAGCAGCTGCAGAGGCAGCGAGAGATGCAAGCCCAGAGGAAGCGAGCGGAGGAGCTGTACAAGAAGAGGGAAAAGCAAAGGCGGCGCAGCGCGGTGGAGATGGTGGCGCTCATGTTGATGTTCACGGCGGGATTCATTGCTTTAAACCTCAACAACAAGCCCTGA